The Amblyomma americanum isolate KBUSLIRL-KWMA chromosome 6, ASM5285725v1, whole genome shotgun sequence genome has a window encoding:
- the LOC144095371 gene encoding uncharacterized protein LOC144095371, producing the protein MRLQPSEAKVFSDEMQATELTMALQPVNHETPMETQSNRLKSQEAAEDLQASHISHLEEISRLKGDLYAPQSKLSERRLNEESVKNDDSMVWDFSVDSIKYF; encoded by the exons ATGCGCCTGCAGCCTTCTGAAGCGAAAGTTTTCTCTGACGAAATGCAAG ccactgAATTGACTATGGCTTTGCAGCCTGTGAACCATGAAACTCCCATGGAAACACAAAGTAATA GGCTGAAGAGTCAAGAAGCTGCAGAAGACCTTCaagcgtctcacatatctcatCTTGAAGAGATTTCTCGGCTCAAGGGGGACCTATATGCTCCTCAGAGCAAGCTTTCAGAGAGACGTCTAAATGAAGAGTCCGTCAAGAACGATGACAGCATG GTTTGGGACTTCTCAGTCGACAGCATCAAGTATTTTTGA